aaggaaaagtgTTAAAATCATAGCATAATtgcaaaattatgtatttttttaatttgcaaatacaGAAAACCATCAGCCTTAAACAAATTGATCCACAATAACACCTGTAAATAcccattgttaatattttgaggtatgtccttttatttttatgagtagATATAgttacatttaatggaattaTCATAATATGCTATTTTATTATCTGCTTTTTCATGAGCACCtctccttttattaattttttcctacaatctttattttaattattgcatAGTGTTCCATCACATGGGTAAATCACAATTAATTTAAGCATTTTCCTATTATTGATATTTAGGTTGATACCAATTTTTCACCATTATTATTGAAAATTATGATGAACACTCCTGTCAACAATCTTATGTGCATAAtcattttccatttataaaaataaatttttaaaatattgctggaTCAAAGGGTATGcatttattcaagtcttctatcTCATATTACCAAGTTGCACTCCACAAATTTTTATGGCAATTTGCACTTCCACTAACAATACGGAATATATTTCTTCTTGCAACTTTAACACCAGCTATtactttttcttatctaattgatCCTTTTCTTATCTAATTAGTCCTAAAGTTTTCAGCTGGgtccattgtgttttcatttagaCAGTCAAATCTTCTGTGACTCTTTCTTACTACAGTTGTTAGGATATAAAACatgatacaaaataaaagcaatgctAGCCTTTCTATATCACTATATTTTACACTTGGTTTAGTCTTATGTGAATGTGAGAATCTGTCTTTAGTAGGACATATGCCCCGTTATTGTTTTTGTGTAGGACATATGCcccttttttgtgtttgtttgtgtgtgtgtgtgtgtgtgtgtgtgcatttaagGTGCAgtgtcctggaatcaaacctgggtctcccgcatggaagggcagcattctacccctgaaggACCCATGCACCCCccgttattttaaaaatgaaatatttacttcCATCAACTTATTTttaagctattttattttataggtttgctctcattttcctttctttttgcctctaaactatatttgtttttttaatcctttgaTAATATGAAGGGAATGTGCTGGTATTTATTCTACTAATGATTATGATTCTGAAGTGCATAGAATCATTGGATAGATATTTCTCTGACTAGTCACTTATAATTAAATGGTATCTCTTGAATCCCTCCTTATGTAGTTTGAAGAAATTATCATGCTTTCATTTCTCCCACTCCTCCCTGTCGATTTCCCAATTATATAATTTCCTGTTGTTAAATATGCAcagatcattttaatttttgaattttacattATGTAGGTTTTCAAGACTTATTCTTggcacttttctcttgcttttaacCATCTCTGCATTAAccatttaattttcttgtgtgTGCTACATGGCAAGGGTCATgtttcgttatttttccatgtgagtattgcagcaccatttgttgaatttgtttggttttgtttgtttgtttgttttggaacatgcatgggccgggaatcgaacctgagtctcccacatggcaggtgagaattctatcactgaactacccttgcacccccaaccatttaattttaaatacatattttactatttcatttttaGTCACATATTTTTTACGTTACTTGAATTATGTACTCTGATTAATCACTCAACAAGCAAGGGTTTGTGTGAAGGTACTTATTTCATTGCATTTAGAAAACATATTTCCTAAGCTCTTGCAAATCTGACTGAGACTGCTGGTTTTGAACATGAATCATTAATGCCTGAAAAAGGAATTTTGcacaatatttcctttttattaaaactCTCTGTGCATTCCTCTATTATCTCTTGGATTTCTGTGTTGAAAACAAACTTGTAGTCCAACCTAAAAGTGCTTAATTTATAGGTATTTTTCTCTGCCCAGATGCTTACAAACTCTTTCCTAGTCTTCTATTTTTTGAATGCGTATTTCAATTCTGCTgttgcatttttagtttccttatatcattttcttatttcagGCAGCTCCACTTCACTTTTCACCTGACTCCCACACCGTTTACTTTCATTTAATCTCTTTGAATTCTAAAGTTTAGGATCACAGTTGGAAATGttggaaaaatatccaaatgagaGGAAATATATAAGAAGCATCTATTAATAGGATTGGAATGCAAGATGCTTAACTAGTTCTGCGTGGAATCAGAACAACTGAATTTAAAACGAACAATTCATGAATAATTTGTGGTGTACCCATAAAAATGGGATACTGCAAAGCAATTGGAAAAACAAACCATTGCTATACACATCAGAAGGAATGACCTTTCCAGACAAAATGTTGAAGTCAGCTACAATAGAGGACACATTTAATCATTACgtgtataaatggaaacataattAAACTAATCTGCAGCAATGAAAGTCAAAACAGAACTGCTCTATTTCTTAATTGAGGTAGTGATTATACTGGTGTACTagctatgcaaaaaaaaatcaaactgtaCGCCTAGGAATTGCAAAGCTTTATATATATAGTAAGATATATGCCAAAAACTaaacacattcatttatttaatttttagaatatctACAGCCACACAATTCTTCAGCTTAATTAAACACAAGAAAGAATTCGCCCCTTGGCAAGTTGGAGTAAAAATctcaaagcaaaaaatatatatcccatCCGAAACATTTTCCATGTCTTTATCACCAGGAACTTTTACAAATGAGCATCTCTCCCACTCATTACGATTTCCAAGGAAAAATATGCCATCATCTCTAATGTCAATTCATTCCCAAGCATTGCGATTGGAAACTAGGTGCCAAATAGgtaattccaaaaaaaaaaaaaaaaatctctgcttttACTCAGGCAGTGAAGCAACTCAGCAAATGAAGGTTCAGCACTTCTTATTCTTTTGCAGGAGAAATGTTGACTTGGAACCCTGTCCTCAACCAATCTGACCCCATTGAGTTTGTGTTCCGTATGTTCACCGCTGTCCCGGAATTCCAggtcctcctcttcctcctcttccttctcctctatcTGATGATCCTTTGCGGCAACACAGCCATCATCTGGGTGGTCCGCATGCACAGCGCCTTGCACACCCCAATGTATTTCTTCCTGTCCAACCTGTCTTTCCTGGAGATCTGCTACACCTCCGTGGTGGTACCTTTGATGCTTTCCAACATTTTTGGGGCCCAGAAGCCCATCCCTTTGGCTGGCTGCGGGGCCCAAATGTTCTTTTTTGTCACCCTTGGCAGTACCGACTGCTTTCTCCTGGCGGTGATGGCCTACGACCGCTACGTGGCCATCGGCCACCCCCTGCGCTACACCCTCGTCATGACCCAGAAGCTGTGCGCGCAGATGGTGGCCGGCGCCCTGGGCCTGGCCGTCTGCCTCTCCCTGCAACTCACCGCCTTGATCTTCACGCTGCCCTTCTGCGGGCACCGCCGGGAGATCAACCACTTCCTCTGCGATGTGCCTCCCGTGCTGCGCCTGGCCTGCGCGGACATCCGTGTGCACCAGGCCGTGCTCTACGTCGTGGGCGTCCTCGTGCTCACCATCCCCTTCCTACTCATCTGCGGCTCCTACGTGCTCATCGCCTCCGCCATCCTCCGCATCCGCTCCGCAGAGGGCCGGCGCCGCGCCTTCTCCACCTGCTCGTCCCACCTCGCGGTGGTCCTGCTGCAGTACGGCTGCTGCAGCCTAGTCTACCTGCGTCCCCAATCCAGCTCCTCAGAAGATGAGGACCGCCAGATTGCCCTGGTCTACACCTTTGTCACCCCCTTGCTCAACCCGCTGATCTACACTCTTCGGAACAAGGATGTCAAAGGTGCCCTGAAAATGGCCATTGTGGGCAAGGCAACCTCTGGCACCATCTGAAGGTTCAGCAGGACTGAGTGGGTGTCTGCCTATGGGTATGGCTACCAGCCCTCTAAATGGCAGATATAGAATTATGATATTGGCTATCTCACACACACTGCACTGGGTATGTCTCCTTTGCCCTACTAGTtttccagctgccagaatgcaacacaccagagatggattggcttttaataaaagagtatttatttcattagttcttcagaggaaaggcagctaactttcagctgaggttctttcttatgtgggaaggcacagggtgatctctgctggccttctctccaggcctctgggttccaacaactttccccgggtgatttctttctgcatctccaaaggcctgggctaagctgcgagtgctgagatgaggaatgctgagctgcttgggctgtgctacgttgagtctctcatttaagcaccagccaattaaatcaaacatcattccttaCAGCAGGCtctcctcctagccaactgcagatgtaatgagcaacaggtgaggttcacgtaccattggctcatgtccacagcaatagaaccaggcacgttcacctggccaagttgacacctgaatctaacatCCACAATCCATGCTCATTTTCTTGAAGTCGTTCAAACTGAATGTGAAGACCTGGACATAGCGTTCAATGCAGGCAGCTCTAATCTGCTTAGCTCCTACTTTAAACAGCTCACCCAATGCAACCACTATAAATCCCCATACTACCTGTGAATAAGGCTGGAAACTTTAGACCACGCTGTCTCCTGAGGAGACAGTGGCATTAATTTATCCTGTCAAAGGTGTCTTAATTAAGAAATATTCAGAAAGACACTTGactcaaagaaatatttattattatatttttatttagatatcAAGGTACGGCAACAATAGCTTACTTAATGCATCAGTTTCCTTCCTTCCATGCTTTTGAGATTGTCGCCTCCATCTTCTGTCATTATGTCATGCCAGGAAGGGGACAGGAATTATCATTCATTgactaagcacctactatgtgccagccatGCTAGGGTATCCAGAACTACATCTCCACATCAGCAGCTGGCAGCGTGAGCCATCTGTGCCAAAGACACTCATGCTAGCCATTGTTGAACGCCTTCCTCACTAACTCTTACGCCTTCCTAAAAGACTGTTGCTCCTCAGAACACCCAGCAGGTGGCGCCATGACTCCTCTCACCTCACTACTGTCCTGCGGCAGGTTGGGGCTGGTGCATCTTGACACACCTGTCTGTGCCCCGACTCCAGATACACCCTCAAGTAAAACCAGCTGTAAAACCAGcttccatctctggtgtgcacAGCAGACACCCCGTTGCTCGAACTTCTCATCTACACCTTGAGGAGCAAGAGTTGCTCTAGATTGAATTGCATCCCCCCCAAAGTTATATTCAAGTCCTAACGCCTGGTCCCATGAATGTGGCACTATTTGGAGCTAGGATCTTTGAAGGTCTGATTGGTTAAGATGGTgccaaactggattagagtgAGCCCTAACCCAGCATGGCTGCTGTCCTTAGAGGAAAGAGGGAGCTGGACCAGACCGACACTGGGGAGAAGGTCAGGTGAAGATGGAGGATGGAAAGATGGGAGTGATTCATCCACCAGCTAAGAAATGCCAAGGATAGCCAGCAAACATCAGAAATTAGAACAGACAAGGAAGAATTTCAGACGGAGCTTGAACCTACTGTTATCTGTTATCTTTATTTCAGGCTTCCAGCCTTCCAAACTGtgggacaataaatttctgtcattCTCAGTCACCTAGActgtggtcatttgttatggcaacttcaggaaactaagacagaggtGAAGAGGGCAGTTTTTATCAGGAATTACCTTTCCCAGAACAGGAAGGGGAAAGTACAGCCTTTCAGACAAGGGTCTGAATCCATAGAACATAGAACCAACTTCAATTAGCAACTCCGGAAGCAAGCAGAAATGTTTGTGCTTTGGTATTAAACCTGACCTAAGAAAGTAATATCTGACATTCTGAATGTCGGTTTGGCTAAGTATACCAAAAGCCTCGAAAATATTTCCGTTCTTTGATTCAATGATTCTTACTCTAAAAACATAACCTCAGGAAATTAAGAGAGGGtcaaacaaaactaaaaacataaagttatttattacatttataaaattaaaaaatcattaaatttgaATCACCCATCAACTCTGGATACATAACAACCACAgacttaaaatcattttttaaataataggtaTAATTAGGGGCAATATGTAATCATTATAATTGTAAGTGACCAAAGCAAGACTTCAAACCTGTATTTACAATAAGAGACCAAATGCACGTAATAATGAATAGAAATGACTACACTCTGTGGTTTGTAGAATTACGGacagttcattttaatttttatctgaaGTTATGAAgccttttccatattttctaaattaagtctttgtggtgatttgaagctttatgtaccccagaaaaacatgttcttaaatttaatccattcctatgggtatgagcccattgtaaataggacctttcagtgaggttacttcagttaaactGTGTCCTCCTTCAACAAGAATGGATCTTATTAGCATTACtgaagtttttcataagagaatgaaactcagacagagaaagagaaagccacaggaaataagaagctgcaatcaacaaaaccaggaagagaagggagagaccaggagatgatGCTATATGCCTTGCATGTTACAGAAAAACCAGATAGGGGGCAGGCAGCCCCAAAATTCTGCTCTTCCAGGAAGAAAGCATAACCGttgtgatgccttgatttggattttcttttagcctcaaaaccgtaaGCTAATACATGCCCATTGTTTAGGCCAACCCTATTCCATGGTTtgcttcagcagcctaggaaactagaacagtctttttatacttccaatttttaaaaaaaagatcatttctaAAAGTAATCCGATGCTCACATATATTTCTTTGGCACATAAACCTTGAATCATCCCAGCAAGAATCCTGCTCTACTCTTCATCTTTTTCCAGGTTTAGCACTTTGTGTGGCTACTTTTTCCCTTCAAACTGCTtttgatgcttttattttttaaagctgatTTCACATGGAGATAAGGAGAAGAAATACAAAGTGTTACTTTTTCCAGGAAGAGCCATGGATTTAACAATAAATCAGACATGCCTTTACTTTCAAGCTAGCTTTTGGAGGAAAGGAACAAAATTCTCCTGTTGGACAGATCAGGTTGTTCAGgccaaagtctcatcaaaacaTGATGATTCAGCCACTGCGATAGGCGTTGTCTGGAATGCCAAGGAAAAGAAAGTTCGCAAACTGCCACTGTACGCCTCCTTTCTTTAACCAATGTCACAATCATACAGAAAATCAACTTGGTATTCAAGCCGCAGATAAAAGAGTGATATGTTACTCTCGTAGGAAGGAAGCCTGAAGCACTGATCAATCCTTTCAACCTGAATTACTGTACTCCCTAGTTTTCCTTCCTGTAGATACTTGAGTTGAAAAGAAAGAGCACTTCCTTCTTAATGAAAAAGTATCCCCTTACTGCCTGAGTCTCCCCCACAGAACTGTTTCATTCTGGAATTAGCACACTGTGTGTGCAGTATCAGTACAtcaatttatgggaatgaaatgtcCGTCTGTGATGTTTCCTTTTTGGAAACAACTCCTACCTTCATCTCCTCATAGCAGAGCAGACTCGTGGgtagcaaaagagaaaaacatttgcaACAAGATTAGAAGTCAAGGAGTTGAAGTTTTCTTTAATCTGCAACTGAGCAGAAGTGGAGACTTGAGAAACTACTTTAGATTTCCTCCACTTTTCCTCCAATGCCTCTTCAgcacttttttttgtgtgtgtatgctgtacggtggggggctcatttcattctttttccatgggatTATCctactattgcagcaccatttgttgattttggcAGGGGGCGGGGGTAGTGCACgggctgggactcgaacccgggtttcctgcatcgcggatgagaattctaccactgaaatccTTGCACCACTCTTCAACACCTCTTTAAAACTTTTCTCTTCCCGAAGCCCCTGCTCATACCTTTCATGCAGGTTTTTGAGTCTGAGTCTATTCTTGGTATGAATTACCTTACGGAGATCTACCTGCCCAGGAAGTAACCTCTCCCTTTACTGACATGCTGTTTCTATACCTCTTTTAttggaatatttattttagtctttttttttttaacttttttattgtatagt
This region of Tamandua tetradactyla isolate mTamTet1 chromosome 9, mTamTet1.pri, whole genome shotgun sequence genomic DNA includes:
- the LOC143646315 gene encoding olfactory receptor 10Q1-like, with amino-acid sequence MLTWNPVLNQSDPIEFVFRMFTAVPEFQVLLFLLFLLLYLMILCGNTAIIWVVRMHSALHTPMYFFLSNLSFLEICYTSVVVPLMLSNIFGAQKPIPLAGCGAQMFFFVTLGSTDCFLLAVMAYDRYVAIGHPLRYTLVMTQKLCAQMVAGALGLAVCLSLQLTALIFTLPFCGHRREINHFLCDVPPVLRLACADIRVHQAVLYVVGVLVLTIPFLLICGSYVLIASAILRIRSAEGRRRAFSTCSSHLAVVLLQYGCCSLVYLRPQSSSSEDEDRQIALVYTFVTPLLNPLIYTLRNKDVKGALKMAIVGKATSGTI